In Haliaeetus albicilla chromosome 22, bHalAlb1.1, whole genome shotgun sequence, the genomic window CGGGGCGAGCTGCAGTCCTCAGACACGCTGCGGCTGCCGGTGGCCTCCTCCTGGCCCCGCCGCCCGAAGTACCGCTGGATGTCGCAGCTGATGAGCTCCGAAAACTTGAGGAGCCGCAGGGTGGTCTCAGCAGCGCTGGGGACGGCCAGCTCCGGCCTCATGCTCtcctctgcagcctcctcttcctcctcctcctcctcctcctcctcctcctcagagaggTCGGGGAAGTCGGGCTCGGGGCGcgggggcagcagcaggctgtgtgGGAAGGGCGAGGGCAACCGCAGCTCGGCCAGGGACTGGATGACGCCTGCAGCCATGTCAGCGTGCAGGGGCACCCCAGGGCCTGGACTCACCCTGTGGGCAGGGACAGTGGGGTGAGGGTGGCATGCACCCCGGCACCCTCCCTGACCCACCACCCTGCAGTGGCACTTGGCCCTGAGGTGGCAGGTGGACTGTGGCATGCCACACTGTGGCCAAGGTGGGGCAGCAGGGACATCCCCCATAAGCCATGGGGCAGTGGGGATGTCCTCACCAAGCCATGGGACGCAGGGCAGTGGAGACGCTCCCTCTGAGTCATGGGACATGGGGCAGCAGGGACATCCCCACCAAGCCCTGGGACATCGGGCAGCAGGGATATCCTAGCTGAATCCTGGGACGTCAGGCAACAGGGACAGCCCCATTGAGCCTTGGGACATGGGGTAGCAGGAATGTCCTCACCAAGCCATGGGACATGGGGCAGCGTGGATGTCCGCCCAAATCCATGGGATGTGGGACAATGGGAACGTCCCCAAGTCACGGCATGTGGGGCAGCAGGGACGTCCTCACTGATCCATGGGACATGGGGCAGCAGGGGTGTCCCCACCAAGTCATGGGATGTAGCCCTGATCCCCCTGAGCCATGAGCCGTGGGGCAGCAGGGATGTCCCCCAGAGCTGTGGGGCAGCGGGATGTTCCCCTTCACCCTGGGGCTGTGCATGGAGGTGAATGGGGCTCAGCACCCACCCTGCCACCATGGGCTCAGTACCCTGCCACTCTGGGCTGAGCCGTCCCTGCCACCCTGGGCTGAGCACCTGGGATGCTGAGCCCCATGCCCTGCCCACACAATGGCCCCGTCGTTTTCCCTGCGACGGGGCAAACCCAGTCACCTCCTCGCACCACCCCGGTGGGCTCCAGCCATGGCTGGGTCTTGCTGACCTGGATGAGGCCCCTCTGTGGATAGTGATACCTGTgccctggggtccccagcagTGCCTTGCTCCACGCCATCCCTGCCCACATGCTTGGGACTGCCAttgccccagccctggccctgagAGGGTCTTGGGACAAGGGACAAATCCTGGGGGAcaagccctgctcctgccatgcCAAGCACGGTGCTGGGCCCTGCATCCAGCCGGAGACAGCATCGTTGCCATCTCTGGGGTCACCATGCGTCTTTCTTTGTGCCTTCCCCACCGTGGGACCCCTGGTCCGGCCTCCCTGGGGCAGGCGGTGGGGGGCTTAGCCTCCTGAGGCACCATGCACCTCCGGGCTGTGGGGAAAAGGGAGCGGGGCCACCCCAGCAACAAAGCCAGCCTGCCCCGCTACCACCCTCAGACAGAGAAAAGACCCGGTGCAGGGAGGCATCACCCAGGGCCACGGCTCGGCACTCACCTTGGTGCTGCCACCCGGCCATGCATAGGCTCCCGCGGCGCTCCCCCTTCCCGTCCCTCCACCTGGGCCTGAAGTATTTATAGCGGAGCAGTGAGCTGACGGCTGGCAAATATTTGGTAGCTGTATTGTAATAGTAGACTCAGTAAACAGAGCTGGGGTTTGCTTTAGCACCCAGCAACGGGAGAGCGGCGTGGGGAGGGATGTGGGGACGGAAGGCAGGGCTCACCTTAATGGTTCACTAGCCAGGGGATTTTCAAGTGTTGTTCCTGTAAATTCACCTATTAAATcggcagccccagctgccaAACTGCCCGCACACTTGTGCCGAGGGCTCTTATCTCCCTGCTGATTGGAGGCGAAATCAAGCTTTGTCAAATAGGcgtaaaattaaatttcatgcTATTTTGACTCCTGGAGTAGGGATCTTCTGAAGAACATACTGTGTTATCGAGCGATGCCTCTGCAAACAGGCGCTGCTGCCGTGGCTGCAGAGGGCAAAGCCTCTCTGTGGGGGTCCTGCAGCGCTGGCCCCCTGCACAGCAGAGCGGGGCCAGGTGTTGTGCAGCCCCCATGTGGGTCCAaccccccatctccatcctcGTCCCCCTCCCCGAGGTGGATGCGGGGCTCTCTGACCagccccaggatggggtttggaACGTTTTAAGGTGGCAGGACACAACTCCGATGGCACAGCTGTTGGGAGAGGCACTTCAGGGTGCTGTGCTCCCCGGGGAGTGGTGGGGCTGGGTGCCCAGGGCCAGTGGCTCTTGCCAGGCAGCGCCTGTGGATGCAGAGATGGGGATATGCCGTGTGGACAGCAGCTGGGCCAGCCCCACGGTAGGGACAGCACCTAGGACGGCAGCATTGTCACCACGGATGGGGCACTGGGGTGCCCCGTGTCTCCATATGgcctgcagctgtgctggccCACGCAGCGTGTGGTGGCCTGAGGACAGTGATGCTGGTGAGTAGCTTGGGTCCCGAGGCAGCTGTGGCCAGAGGTGCAATTTCTGTTTTGGCAGGGGGACGTGCCAGTTGGGTCGTCTGGGGCAGCAGAGAGCACAGCCAGAGGACACAGACAGCTGGGGGACTGGAGGTGGCTGGCGGACACCGGATGGCCAGGGGATGCAGGACAGCCTGCCTGTGACAGCTGGAGGGCACAGGGTGGCGGGGGCCTGACACAGCGCCCAAACCCCATCACCGCCTGTGCTGGGGAGGCTGAGGGGGTGGGACACTGGCCATTGGGGTTGGGGACAGCCAGAGCCCTGCTCCAGAGCTGCCCTATCCCCCTGCCCTTGGGGTGACCGCAGCTCTTGGTCTGCTCCCCCGGAGCCCTCCCTGCAccctgggctgagctgtccCCAGGTGCTGAGGTGGGATCCCCAGCCCCTGCCATAGGGCAGCACTGGTGAGGACAGCGCCAGCCTGGGCATGGCTGTCACCCACCCGTCTCCCGGGGccagcagccctgggcaccctgtgggggcagaggtgggcaccggcaccggcaccagctctgcagtgctccctctcccctctccaaaCACTCACACCAGCAACGCCAGGGCGGGAGCAGCAGCCATCCCGCCCGGGCACCGCTGGGCAAACAGGGCGGGTGGGAGCTGATAAGCCACGGGCACCCTTCGGTCTGCTCCCTGACGTCACCCGCCGttgcccgcccgcccggcacAGCTTGGCACGGCACAGCTTGGCATGGCTTGATGCTGCTGGGCATGGCTTGGCATGGCTTGATGTGGTTCAGCATGGCCTGGCACAGGCTGGCATGGTTTGGTGCTGCTTGGCATGGCCTGGCATGGCCTGGCACAGCTTGATGTGGTTCAGCATGGCCTGGCACGGTTTGGTGCTGCTTGGCATGGCCTGGCACAGGCTGGCATGGTTTGGCGCTGCTTGGCATGGCCTGGCACGGCCTGGCACAACTTGATGTGGTTCAGCATGGCCTGGCACGGTTTGGCACGGTTTGGCGCTGCTTGGCACAGCCTGGCACAGGCTGGCATGGTTTGGTGCTGCTTGGCACGGCCTGGCACAGCTTGATGTGGTTCAGCATGGCCTGGCACGGTTTGGCGCTGCTTGGCATGGCCTGGCACGGCCTGGCGTGGGTTGGCACGGCTCAGCAGCCACTGTGGCCCGGCTACTGGGCCCATGCTCGGTCAGCCCCGGGGAAGGGTGCTGGGGTACCCAGGGGCAGCACCGTCGATGGGGGCCGAGCCCATGGCAGCGGCCCAGCGAGGAGCCAGGCCGCGGGTGCCCCCCGGCCGGTGGGTGCCCGTCCCCCTGCCCGAGGCCGCCGTTAACGAGGCGTCCCGCTAAGGCGGGGGAGCCGCAGCAGGCGGCCCGGTGCGCCCCCACACGCGGGGGCCCTTCGGCGCCAGAGCGGAGCggccgccgggccccgcccgcccgccccgccgcgctccGGTCTGCCGGGagccgcgccccgccccgccccgccggcggaCTACCCGTCCCGGCATGCCGCGCGGTGGCGGGAGGGGCCGCTTCCGCCCAGCGCCCGCCGCGCGCCGCTGTCGTCGTCGCCGCCGTCGCCGAGGCCGGAGCAGCCGccgaggccgccgccgcccagGCCCAGGCTCAGGCCGgagccgcccgcccgccgcgccccgcggcccggccccgcgcccgccATGTCGGCCCAGGCTCAGATGCGGGCCCTGCTGGACCAGCTCATGGGCACGGCCCGGGACGGTGAGTAGGGGCGGGCGGGGCCTGCAGGAAACGCCGCGGCCTGGCGGCCGCCTCAGCCgcgcggggcccggcccggccgccgcctccgcTCCGGACCTGCGGCGCGATCGGCCTCCGTCCGCGCCGGGGGACGCGGCGGGCCAGAGCCGGAGCCCcagcccgcccccgccgcggcccggccccggcgccgccgaGCGGGCGGTGCGGGGCGGCCGCCTGGGCGGGCCGGTGGAGCGGGCCCGGGCCTCGCCGCGCTTCGGTGCGGCCTAGCGAGCTCGGCGCAGGGAGCCCGGTAGGGGTAGGCCTGCCCGGCGGAGGAGCCCGCCTCGGCCCTGGCCCTAGAAAGCGCCCGGCGTGGCCCAGCCGCGGGAGGAGCCCGCCGCTCCGGGCCCCGGCTGCCGCAGAGAGGTTTTAGGGAAAGCTCCGTGCCCAGGCCACGCCGTGCGTACAGAGGCATGTAGGTAGGTGTGCCTGCAGGAGCCGGCCGTTGTAGTTTGTTGtccaagaaaagaaatgtgacaGCCTGTGCAAAATATGTTCTCGCTGCGGTTTGTACCTCCCTTCTGCGACTTGCTGAGTACTTAAATTCCTTTTGGCACGTTAGCAGGGCTGTTCAGGTACTTTGCACTTTGTTTCGTAAGTGAAtaagtgcttttctttctttgtgtattGAGTTGCTATTGAATTGCTTcccatatttttatttcatacaaaCTGAACAATTGTGGCCcctctattttatttataaaggtTCAGTGTATCTTTGCCTGCCTACATCAATCTGCAAGGGAGTTGCAGAAAAGCCTCATGTTCATCGAGCCGTGAGTCACAAccaatttttaaagctgttataacaaaaaaaaaaaaaaagtgtttgcttttttttcacaagtaactttaaaagtgtagcttagaaagaaaaaaaaaaaaaaaaacattttcagtagaCACAACATTATTCCTGGATGCTTGCGAATCCTAAACTATATTCATACTTTAGTGTTACACATACCTGTGTCATATACACAGATGAGCTTTAAAATTGTCACATACCATTACCACTTTGCCTTTACTTTTATGTATCATTCCCCTGACTTCCTTACTGCAGGTGTGGGCAAGaaaacttttcctttaaaactttTCAACAGTGGGCATAAAATTCTGCAGCTGAGGTCTTGAAGAATGCAGATGGGTATAGTATATGTTGGAGCTCGCAGTGTGTATTGActaactttgtttctttttttattttttatttttttgcttttctgatatTGTCTTGTTTAAGTGGCTCCTGAGTGTAAAATGTCTTCTGAGGGTGGGACGTGGGTGGGAAGCACGCTTCGTGTTCCAGGCCAAGACCTACAAGATTCGTCTTTGGACGGCCTTGGAAAGCACACTGCATATTTGGTTTTCAAACCAAATGGACCGATGTCTTAATTATCAGATGAGCAAATAGCAATCGCCTATAAAAACTGTCCAGCACAGCCCTGTTTTGTGATTCATAGCCCTCTGATAGCGTGGGTTTCAGTACCTCCTGCCCCttcctcacagtaaaaaaggggggtggggggtgggggaaagaaagaaaaggttttggCTGCGAGCCAGATTGtctgtctccttttttctcttctggctgTGCTGTCTCTTTATATGGATGACAGGCCTTGGACGTTACTTGGCTCGCCAACACTGTGTTTAACATGGTGTACTGGATGAATAAATGCTAAAATAATGTTTGTTGCCAATTATAAGTGTTCCAGAATATCCTGTTACCCTCTAAGCTTTTTTCGAGTAATTTTGGGGAGCAGGAACACCAAGTATTTTAATCTGCATATTGAGGCGAAATGATCATACCATCATCTTTGTTCTCTTATCAGTATTCTAATGTCTCCTTATTTAAAACCACAAATGAATTTCAGGAGATGAAACCAGACAAAGGGTGAAGTTTACAGACGATCGTGTTTGCAAGAGCCACCTTCTGGATTGCTGTCCGCATGATATCCTGGCTGGAACAGTAAGTATATCCTCTGTAATAAGGAATTCTGGTGAGGCAGACATTGGTACAGCTCTTCAGGGCTCATCTATGCATCGTAGGTAACTCCTAGGAGAGGTCAGACTTGCTGTGCCCAAGGAGTGATCacaattttaatttcagcttcTGTGACCTGTTTATGGAACCGCTGAAATCAGGAGCGCTTAGGATTTGCTTGCAATGGTTTTTCTCTCACAATCCTACGTGAAGTTGCAAGATTATTTCTCTGTTATCTGTTTGAGATGGTTAGGGCCTGAAACTTGTCCCATGGAGGTCGCAAGATCGTAGCTAGCCTGCTGTCCTGGGCGCTCTAGTTCACTGTTGCATCTTCAGGTTAGCAAGTTTTTTCTTGCCAGCTGCAGTAATCCTTAGAACTTTTCAGTCTCCTCTCTCAACCCATGTGATATTCTCCTGATGGAACGGCAGCTTTTTCATCATTACTGGTTGGCGTGCTAATGGCGGGTTACAGCTCAGGCCGACTTTGTGTTTTAGAGTTGGTTGGTCTAAGCAGTGTCACTCTGCTTGACTGGTTTGAAACAGTTGAGTCAGCTCCTTCGCTGCCACCCTCTGGGGACAGAGCTGGCCAATTTTCAAAGGTTTGGCTCACATGCTCTCTGAGAGCAAAAGGTGATGTGGGCTTTTAACAGTGAGATCTTGCAAAGTAAGTATTCAATTTAGGCACCCAGATGAAAGATGCGGTCCGACTTTCGAAAGAAAACAGTGCATGTCTTGTGCAGTTGTTGCTGTATTAGAGAATTGCAGGATGGAGATGAATATAGATGTTTGAAATCCATCTTTACCCTCACTGTTTGACACTATATACTGTGGCGATTCACATTGTCCATCCACTTAAACAGATTGTTTAAAGATAACTGTCGTTATTTATAGCCCTTCCTGCTGCTATTTCAAGAGCTGAGTTTGACACAGTGGGATACCAACAAAGCGGAGGGCTGGCACTCCTTCCTCTGTCTGTGTCGCTGTGATAAAGACTCTGTGGCAGCAGTAGTATAAAGAGCTTTAGCAAAAGCTGCCTTGGCTTGGGCGCTTAAACTTTAGCTTCTCAATGGCTGCTATTGCAGAATGAGGTTGGAAGAGTTGAGTACCAATCTCTATATatctctgtatttattttttattaatttgaatcTCAGATGTATTTTCTAGCAATCGCTCCATCAGCCTCCCTATCACCTCACTTCTGTTTCAGAATTTATAGCTGCTTAAATCACCTTCTGCCCACCTCCATCCTTTGTGCAGGTCACTATGCTTAGTGTATGTTTTTTGATACGAGATTCTACAACAGTTTTTTGTGGCACAAATGGTGTTTTGAAGATTCAGGCTGCCTTCTACCTCTTCTGGCACATTTCCAGGAAGAAGGTAAATGGTGAGTTGAAGGGGTTGAATTAAGTGATGTGCATGGCTGTTGGAGCTAGTGCCCAAGCACAGAGGAAGTCTAAGGTGTTCAGGTGCATTGTGAGTCTCCTGGGGCAGAGAAGCACGTTCAGAAATCTGTTTCTCTTGCTTCTGCTGTTACTTGTCTGCACTGAGTCTGTCTCTTCCCTCTTGCTGTGGAATTTCTGCTCAGAAATCTCACACAGGAGCAGGA contains:
- the PERCC1 gene encoding protein PERCC1, translating into MHGRVAAPRVSPGPGVPLHADMAAGVIQSLAELRLPSPFPHSLLLPPRPEPDFPDLSEEEEEEEEEEEEEAAEESMRPELAVPSAAETTLRLLKFSELISCDIQRYFGRRGQEEATGSRSVSEDCSSPRHAEAQPETVAPQGGPGAVHRLGPLAELFEYGVHRCLPPRAAGSKTQRLERKYGHITPMHRRKLPPSFWREPVPSPASLLHAGTPDFSDLLANWTVEPAPELPGAGRELPPEPGRPELEAEPFVGL